A genomic segment from Fodinicola acaciae encodes:
- a CDS encoding NlpC/P60 family protein, with amino-acid sequence MRTHRRSLPRPLKNKWLTATLGVAGAGIIAAGVLAAPTVFAAESLKVTLARYNSPQSIPPGGTAYLRGTVKTPQGQPAGNVPVTISRLDGKGHYASFGSSRTDSNGVVTFTLRPGSSNYYAISASGATIGGGCTQQPAGQSAQQPAQQGGAQKTGDSKLPERKPAADSSSQPADATADPSSDPSSSPSDTTPSSEAPTKCADGTAYAGGMSSGVPIYVQNKGQQVVQMAYQYRGKPYRYGAAGPNSFDCSGYTLFIYGKFGKRLPHSATSQSHYGTAVSRSQMKPGDLMLFGKPGSYYHAAIYAGGNEMWDASTYGKPTAKHKIWSNNYVVRRIVT; translated from the coding sequence GTGCGCACACACCGCCGTAGTCTCCCGCGTCCGCTGAAGAACAAGTGGCTCACCGCAACGCTCGGTGTGGCCGGTGCCGGCATCATCGCGGCCGGCGTTCTCGCGGCCCCCACCGTCTTCGCGGCCGAGTCGCTCAAGGTGACGCTGGCCCGCTACAACAGCCCGCAGTCGATCCCGCCGGGCGGCACCGCCTACCTGCGCGGCACCGTCAAGACCCCGCAGGGCCAGCCGGCCGGCAACGTGCCGGTGACCATCTCCCGGTTGGACGGCAAGGGCCACTACGCCTCGTTCGGCAGCTCGCGGACCGACAGCAACGGCGTGGTCACCTTCACGCTGCGGCCCGGCAGCTCGAACTACTACGCGATCTCGGCGAGCGGCGCCACCATCGGTGGCGGCTGCACGCAGCAGCCCGCCGGCCAGTCCGCCCAGCAGCCGGCCCAGCAGGGTGGCGCGCAGAAGACCGGCGACAGCAAGCTGCCGGAGCGCAAGCCGGCCGCCGACTCCTCCAGCCAGCCGGCCGACGCCACCGCTGACCCGAGCTCCGACCCGAGTTCCTCGCCGAGCGACACCACGCCGAGCTCGGAGGCGCCGACCAAGTGCGCCGACGGCACCGCATACGCCGGCGGCATGTCCAGCGGCGTGCCGATCTACGTGCAGAACAAGGGCCAGCAGGTCGTGCAGATGGCCTACCAGTACCGAGGCAAGCCATACCGCTACGGCGCCGCCGGCCCGAACTCGTTCGACTGCTCCGGTTACACACTGTTCATCTACGGCAAGTTCGGCAAGCGGCTGCCGCACAGCGCGACCTCACAGTCGCACTACGGCACCGCGGTGAGCCGCAGCCAGATGAAGCCGGGTGACCTGATGCTGTTCGGCAAGCCGGGCTCGTACTACCACGCGGCGATCTACGCCGGCGGCAACGAGATGTGGGACGCCTCTACCTACGGCAAGCCGACCGCGAAGCACAAGATCTGGAGCAACAACTACGTGGTGCGACGCATCGTCACGTAG
- the murJ gene encoding murein biosynthesis integral membrane protein MurJ, whose translation MRHSAPDDADEFPPGRAPDDTGRWRRRRTPDGPASHRAVGTAKVGKAVGAVYQSSWVQAGEYATAGDVHAVPVVSIVEIPQGVSGGLDQTGLLDLGGPIPAVEEPVEAKPSEEAGVAKNSAVMALGTIASRIAGLLRQTILTAAIGSGLVSNAYTQANNLPNQVYELLIGGVLASVVVPMLVKAQKTDSDRGEAFIQRLLTITVSIGTLVTVLAVLAAPLLTKVVNDEPKTAPLTTAFAYLILVEIVFYAIAAVLGAILNSRGKFAATAWVPVLNSLIVIATAAVFFVMNGSKTLTLENITTPQIVVLGVGTTLGIAVQAIALWFPLRKLGFKWKWRWDWRGTGLGEARSLASWLLVYVACSQIGLTVVQRVASHTSGVVDGGPTVYNNAFMLFQLPHGIVAVSVITALLPRMSRAAVEGRLRSIADDLALGTRLSSTLLLPATGIMFFLGSSLGPLLFRYGQTSDDQALLTGQVFAFAGLGLLPYAISQMQTFVFYAMRDAKTAAFVNIAAVAIRVAGALAVQFFVDAHFALQALMIVNAVSYFVGMIIGGMVLRGKLGRLHLGATLSTIVRVAIASLPAMLIAMLIQTWISHFFPVGRLGNGLSLFLGLTIGGGIYVGLALLFRVREVQDVFGQIRRRLIRR comes from the coding sequence ATGCGACACAGCGCTCCTGACGACGCCGACGAGTTCCCCCCGGGTCGCGCGCCGGACGACACCGGACGGTGGCGCCGCCGCCGTACGCCGGACGGGCCGGCCAGCCATCGGGCGGTCGGCACCGCCAAGGTCGGCAAGGCGGTCGGCGCGGTCTACCAGTCGTCCTGGGTCCAGGCCGGCGAGTACGCGACGGCCGGTGACGTGCACGCCGTGCCGGTGGTCTCGATCGTGGAGATCCCGCAGGGTGTCTCCGGCGGCCTCGACCAGACCGGCCTGCTCGACCTCGGTGGCCCGATCCCGGCCGTCGAGGAGCCGGTCGAGGCCAAACCGTCCGAAGAGGCCGGCGTCGCCAAGAACTCGGCGGTCATGGCGCTGGGCACCATCGCCTCCCGGATCGCCGGCCTGCTCCGCCAGACCATCCTCACCGCGGCCATTGGCTCCGGCCTGGTCAGCAACGCGTACACGCAGGCCAACAACCTGCCCAACCAGGTCTACGAGCTGTTGATCGGTGGCGTGCTGGCCAGCGTCGTCGTGCCGATGCTGGTGAAGGCGCAGAAGACCGACAGCGACCGCGGCGAGGCCTTCATCCAGCGGTTGCTCACCATCACCGTGTCGATCGGCACGCTGGTGACCGTGCTGGCCGTGTTGGCCGCACCGCTGTTGACGAAAGTCGTCAACGACGAGCCGAAGACCGCGCCGCTGACCACGGCCTTCGCGTATCTGATCCTGGTCGAGATCGTCTTCTACGCGATCGCCGCGGTGCTCGGCGCGATCCTGAACAGCCGGGGAAAGTTCGCCGCGACCGCGTGGGTCCCTGTGCTCAACAGTCTCATCGTCATCGCCACCGCTGCCGTGTTCTTCGTGATGAACGGCAGCAAGACGCTGACGCTTGAAAACATCACAACGCCGCAGATCGTGGTGCTCGGGGTCGGCACGACGCTTGGCATCGCCGTGCAGGCGATCGCGTTGTGGTTTCCGTTGCGCAAGCTCGGCTTCAAGTGGAAGTGGCGGTGGGACTGGCGCGGCACCGGTCTCGGCGAGGCCCGGTCGCTGGCCAGCTGGCTGCTGGTCTACGTGGCCTGCAGCCAGATCGGCCTGACCGTCGTCCAGCGCGTCGCAAGCCACACCAGTGGTGTCGTGGACGGTGGTCCGACGGTCTACAACAACGCGTTCATGCTCTTCCAGCTGCCACACGGCATCGTCGCGGTCAGCGTGATCACCGCGCTGCTGCCGCGGATGAGCCGCGCGGCCGTGGAAGGCCGGCTGCGGTCGATCGCCGACGACCTGGCACTCGGCACCCGGCTGTCGTCCACGCTGCTGCTGCCGGCCACCGGCATCATGTTCTTCCTCGGCTCGTCGCTCGGTCCGCTGCTGTTCCGCTATGGCCAGACCAGCGACGACCAGGCGCTGCTCACCGGCCAGGTGTTCGCCTTCGCCGGCCTGGGTCTGCTGCCGTACGCGATCAGTCAGATGCAGACCTTCGTCTTCTACGCGATGCGCGACGCCAAGACGGCCGCCTTCGTCAACATCGCCGCTGTCGCGATCCGAGTGGCCGGCGCGCTGGCCGTCCAGTTCTTCGTGGACGCGCACTTCGCGCTGCAGGCGCTGATGATCGTCAACGCCGTCTCGTACTTCGTCGGCATGATCATCGGCGGCATGGTGCTGCGCGGCAAGCTCGGCCGGCTGCACCTCGGCGCGACGCTGTCCACGATCGTGCGGGTGGCGATCGCGAGCCTGCCGGCGATGCTGATCGCGATGCTCATCCAGACCTGGATCAGCCACTTCTTCCCGGTCGGCCGGCTCGGCAACGGCCTGTCGCTGTTCCTCGGCCTGACCATCGGCGGCGGCATCTACGTCGGCCTCGCGCTGCTGTTCCGCGTACGCGAGGTGCAGGACGTGTTCGGCCAGATCCGCAGGCGGCTCATCCGGCGCTGA
- the sigM gene encoding RNA polymerase sigma factor SigM — protein sequence MTTAGSEPTDAELLRAHADGDRHAFSTLLARHRDRMWAVALRTTTNREDAADALQDACLSAFRSAANFRGDSAVSTWLHRIVVNASLDRLRRRAARPALPLEEVRVDPADPTDQADTLATQLTVREALAALPDDQRAALVLVDIEGLPVDQAAEVLEIPAGTVKSRCARGRARMAVLLGQLRPGRTQPARAPAHRNGSADGRVTSKTEGKTEVAGGGAP from the coding sequence GTGACCACCGCGGGGTCGGAGCCGACCGACGCGGAGCTGCTCCGAGCACACGCGGACGGTGACCGCCACGCGTTCTCCACGCTGCTGGCGCGCCACCGCGACCGGATGTGGGCGGTGGCGTTGCGGACGACCACCAACCGCGAGGACGCGGCGGACGCGCTGCAGGACGCCTGCCTGTCGGCGTTCCGGTCGGCCGCCAACTTCCGCGGCGACTCGGCGGTCAGCACCTGGCTGCACCGGATCGTCGTCAACGCGAGCCTGGACCGGCTGCGCCGACGGGCCGCGCGGCCAGCCCTGCCGCTGGAGGAGGTGAGGGTCGACCCGGCCGATCCGACCGACCAGGCCGACACGCTGGCGACACAGCTGACCGTACGGGAGGCACTGGCTGCGCTGCCCGACGACCAGCGGGCCGCGCTGGTGTTGGTGGACATCGAGGGCCTGCCGGTCGACCAGGCCGCCGAGGTGCTGGAGATCCCGGCCGGCACGGTGAAGAGCAGATGTGCGCGCGGCCGTGCGCGGATGGCCGTACTGCTCGGCCAGCTGCGGCCGGGCCGAACACAGCCGGCACGTGCGCCGGCTCACCGGAACGGTTCGGCGGACGGACGCGTCACATCCAAGACGGAGGGGAAGACCGAGGTTGCCGGAGGGGGTGCGCCATGA
- a CDS encoding protein kinase family protein translates to MEGEGPRGATVAVLAAGQVLAGRYRLDEHLVDSTTGRALWRATDLLLARGVAVEVQSTVGADSQQLLDTAMAISRVRHPAIVAIYDAVEETDRAYVVREWAAGGPLRKLLANGPLEAHQAITIARSAAEGLAALHSAGAAHGNLTPTTVIVNSNFECTMTDLTLAESAEPAADVRAVGALLYAALTARWPSANGNTPEGMVPATRLDGRLCTPRQIRAGVPHKLDALAMELLDNERPAPAAHDLASQLNQLEYASELRQREGLTGQLPLAEPLNKLRESRIRRIPLWAKLGIPICVMLVFLAILAVLVLRTPTGDGSTPPANATNPSSAAPALHVIQPKDVEIDDPQGDNTENKGASKAIDGDRTTKWKTATYKGQSNFGGLKKGMGVRVSYGTAQTIKQVDAYLDPAGATAVLYVGNDIDELHDRPVVQPTSTNGGHLTFQLNGKYKYVLLWITNLPPYETGYGVGVQEIEARG, encoded by the coding sequence GTGGAGGGGGAAGGCCCGCGGGGGGCGACGGTGGCCGTGCTGGCCGCAGGTCAGGTGCTGGCCGGCCGCTATCGGCTGGACGAGCATCTGGTCGATTCGACAACCGGTCGCGCTCTTTGGAGAGCGACCGATCTGCTGCTTGCGCGCGGCGTGGCCGTCGAGGTGCAGAGCACCGTCGGCGCCGACTCGCAGCAGCTGCTGGACACCGCGATGGCGATCTCACGCGTACGGCATCCGGCGATCGTGGCCATCTACGACGCCGTTGAGGAAACCGATCGCGCATACGTCGTGCGCGAATGGGCCGCCGGCGGACCACTGCGCAAGCTGCTGGCCAACGGTCCGCTCGAGGCGCACCAGGCCATCACGATCGCGCGCAGCGCCGCAGAGGGGCTCGCCGCACTGCACTCGGCCGGCGCGGCACACGGCAACCTGACCCCGACGACGGTCATCGTGAACAGCAACTTCGAGTGCACGATGACCGACCTGACGCTCGCCGAGTCGGCCGAGCCGGCGGCGGACGTACGCGCGGTCGGCGCGCTGCTCTACGCGGCGCTCACCGCCCGCTGGCCATCGGCCAACGGCAACACTCCGGAAGGCATGGTCCCGGCGACCCGGCTGGACGGCCGGCTGTGCACGCCACGGCAGATCCGCGCCGGCGTGCCGCACAAGCTCGACGCGCTGGCGATGGAGCTGCTGGACAACGAGCGGCCGGCGCCGGCCGCGCACGACCTGGCCAGCCAGCTCAACCAGCTGGAATATGCCAGCGAGCTGCGCCAGCGCGAGGGACTGACCGGCCAGCTGCCGCTGGCCGAGCCGCTCAACAAGCTGCGCGAGTCGCGGATCCGGCGGATCCCGCTGTGGGCCAAGCTCGGCATCCCGATCTGCGTGATGCTGGTGTTCCTGGCGATCCTCGCCGTGCTGGTGCTGCGTACGCCGACCGGCGACGGCAGCACGCCACCGGCCAACGCCACCAACCCCTCCAGCGCCGCGCCGGCTCTGCATGTCATCCAGCCCAAGGACGTCGAGATCGACGACCCGCAGGGTGACAACACCGAGAACAAAGGCGCGTCCAAGGCGATCGACGGCGACCGCACCACCAAGTGGAAGACGGCCACCTACAAGGGCCAGTCCAACTTCGGTGGACTCAAGAAGGGCATGGGAGTCCGGGTCTCCTACGGCACCGCGCAGACGATCAAGCAGGTGGACGCCTATCTCGACCCGGCCGGCGCGACGGCGGTGCTCTACGTCGGCAACGACATCGACGAGCTGCACGACCGGCCGGTGGTGCAGCCGACCTCGACCAACGGCGGACACCTCACCTTCCAGCTGAACGGCAAGTACAAGTACGTGCTGCTGTGGATCACCAACCTGCCGCCATACGAGACCGGATACGGGGTGGGCGTGCAGGAGATCGAGGCGAGGGGTTAA
- the trxA gene encoding thioredoxin, translating into MGANTPTVTDATWNTAVLKSDKPVLVDFWAEWCGPCRKVAPILDEIANELGDKVTIAKLNVDENPNTARDYNVLSIPFLMIFKDGQPVQQAVGLRPKSEILKLINSAL; encoded by the coding sequence ATGGGTGCGAACACCCCCACCGTCACGGACGCGACCTGGAACACCGCGGTCCTCAAGAGCGACAAGCCGGTGCTGGTCGACTTCTGGGCCGAGTGGTGCGGGCCGTGCCGCAAGGTCGCGCCGATCCTGGACGAGATCGCCAACGAGCTCGGTGACAAGGTCACCATCGCCAAGCTCAACGTGGACGAGAACCCCAACACGGCTCGCGACTACAACGTGCTGTCCATCCCGTTCCTGATGATCTTCAAGGACGGCCAGCCGGTGCAGCAGGCGGTCGGCCTGCGGCCGAAGTCGGAGATCCTCAAGCTGATCAACTCCGCGCTGTAG
- the trxB gene encoding thioredoxin-disulfide reductase, producing the protein MSERRSVIIVGSGPAGYTAAIYTARANLSPLVIEGAESGGALMTTTEVENFPGYPDGVMGPEMMEQLRAQAERFGAEFVTDDASAVDLSGDIKKVTVGDTTYEAPAVILATGSAWRPLGVPGEQEYLGRGVSSCATCDGFFFKNHNIAVIGGGDSAMEEATFLTRFAEKVTIVHRRDEFRASKIMADRALANDKIEVRWNSKVEEVLGTDGKVSGLVLTDTRTGEKSTLDVTGVFIAIGHDPRSQLFRDQVDTDDNGYVLVDHPSTRTNLRGVFAAGDLVDHVYQQAITAAGSGCVAALDAERFLENLSDDEEPLGATWGPTREAAQPVSAQS; encoded by the coding sequence GTGAGCGAACGTCGATCAGTCATCATCGTGGGTTCCGGTCCGGCCGGTTACACCGCGGCGATCTACACCGCGCGCGCGAACCTCTCGCCGCTGGTGATCGAGGGCGCCGAGTCCGGTGGCGCGCTGATGACCACCACCGAGGTGGAGAACTTCCCCGGTTATCCGGACGGCGTGATGGGCCCGGAGATGATGGAGCAGCTGCGCGCGCAGGCGGAGCGCTTCGGTGCCGAGTTCGTCACCGACGACGCGTCCGCGGTGGACCTGAGCGGTGACATCAAGAAGGTGACCGTCGGCGACACCACGTACGAGGCGCCGGCCGTCATCCTGGCCACCGGCTCGGCCTGGCGGCCGCTCGGTGTGCCCGGCGAGCAGGAGTATCTGGGCCGCGGCGTGTCGTCGTGCGCGACCTGTGACGGTTTCTTCTTCAAAAACCACAACATCGCCGTCATCGGCGGCGGTGACTCGGCGATGGAGGAGGCCACCTTCCTCACCAGGTTTGCCGAGAAGGTGACCATCGTGCACCGCCGCGACGAGTTCCGCGCCAGCAAGATCATGGCCGACCGCGCGCTGGCCAACGACAAGATCGAGGTCAGGTGGAACTCGAAGGTCGAGGAGGTGCTCGGCACCGACGGCAAGGTCTCCGGACTGGTGCTGACCGACACCAGGACCGGCGAGAAGTCGACGCTCGACGTGACCGGCGTCTTCATCGCCATCGGCCATGACCCGCGCAGCCAGCTGTTCCGCGACCAGGTGGACACCGACGACAACGGCTACGTGCTCGTCGACCACCCGAGCACGCGGACCAACCTGCGCGGTGTGTTCGCGGCCGGTGACCTGGTCGACCACGTCTACCAGCAGGCCATCACCGCCGCCGGCTCGGGTTGCGTGGCGGCGCTGGATGCCGAACGGTTCCTGGAGAACCTCAGCGACGACGAGGAGCCGCTCGGCGCCACCTGGGGGCCGACCCGCGAGGCTGCGCAACCCGTATCCGCGCAGTCCTGA
- a CDS encoding NUDIX hydrolase, with protein MTTRERTTGPAAPAALPEAPAASAPLQPDAGTTPVDTAGQSPAGGVDRSGRRRSRRGRRRRGSRGGRQRQQTTDQVAGQVTQPAAAEPSARTEASDQPEGPSAKPRRRRRGGKRHRKNKADQSTADPPAVAEQPATQPAETPARSRRSRRGRGGQQQVNAKKPVGRRRRLVRVDETSAGGLILDGDSVEARAALIGKLDRRGRLVWSLPKGHVEAGETYEQTAAREVHEETGIIGFVQHALGTVDYWFVADGRRIHKTVHHFLLRATGGELSDADREVTEVAWVPLAELDDRLAYPDERRLAAKAHKLLSSG; from the coding sequence ATGACCACCCGCGAACGTACGACCGGCCCCGCAGCGCCTGCCGCGCTGCCGGAGGCGCCGGCGGCGTCCGCGCCTCTCCAGCCCGATGCCGGGACCACTCCTGTCGACACCGCCGGCCAGAGTCCGGCCGGCGGTGTCGACAGGAGTGGTCGGCGCAGGTCCCGCCGGGGACGCCGGCGGCGCGGTTCGCGCGGCGGCCGCCAGCGGCAGCAGACGACCGACCAGGTGGCTGGCCAGGTCACGCAGCCGGCCGCCGCCGAGCCATCCGCGCGTACGGAGGCGTCGGACCAGCCGGAAGGACCGTCCGCGAAACCGCGACGCCGGCGGCGTGGCGGCAAACGGCACCGTAAGAACAAGGCCGACCAGTCCACCGCCGACCCGCCGGCGGTCGCGGAGCAGCCGGCAACACAGCCAGCAGAGACACCGGCGCGCAGCCGGCGCAGCCGCCGCGGACGCGGTGGCCAGCAGCAGGTCAACGCCAAGAAGCCAGTGGGCCGCCGGCGCCGGCTGGTACGCGTCGACGAGACCTCGGCCGGCGGCCTGATCCTGGACGGTGACAGTGTCGAGGCGCGCGCCGCGCTGATCGGTAAGCTGGACCGGCGCGGGCGCCTGGTGTGGTCCCTTCCCAAGGGACACGTCGAGGCCGGCGAGACGTACGAGCAGACAGCGGCGCGAGAAGTCCACGAGGAGACCGGCATCATCGGCTTCGTGCAACACGCTCTTGGCACCGTGGACTACTGGTTCGTCGCCGACGGCCGGCGGATCCACAAGACGGTGCACCACTTCCTGCTGCGTGCGACCGGTGGCGAGCTGTCCGACGCCGACCGCGAGGTGACCGAGGTGGCCTGGGTGCCGCTGGCCGAGCTGGACGACCGGCTGGCCTATCCGGACGAGCGCCGGCTGGCCGCCAAGGCGCACAAGCTGCTGAGCTCCGGCTGA
- a CDS encoding helicase HerA-like domain-containing protein: MAENDVAEKVKQGYAFAGAAIELGALVGDGGAVVPDAKVRIPLSMVNRHGLVAGATGTGKTKTLQMMAEQLSANGVPVFLADVKGDLSGIVAPGAESEKSKARAGEVGQQWVATGCPAEFLALGGHGKGVPVRATVTSFGPTLLAKVLGLNDVQESSLGLVFHFADQNGLPLLDLKDLRAVIQFLTSAEGAEQLAALGGLSKATAGVILRELISFADSGAEEFFGEPEFDTHDFLRTAPDGRGVVSVLELAAIQDKPALFSTFLMWFLADLFADLPEVGDADKPKLVFFFDEAHLLFKDASKDFLTSITQTVRLIRSKGVGIFFVTQTPKDVPSDVLAQLGNRVQHALRAYTPEDAKALKATVSTFPKSSYDLEEVLTGLGIGEAVVTVLSERGAPTPVAWTRLPAPRSFMGPAEASVLDATVSGSPLQAKYGQAIDRESAYEKLMAKNAQGAATQQAEQGPSPAPTPAPTPPQGKGADAMGMVTDILGSPAVKSMMRAAASTAGREIMRSLFGVSRRR, from the coding sequence ATGGCGGAGAACGACGTTGCGGAGAAGGTGAAGCAGGGGTACGCGTTCGCCGGCGCCGCGATCGAGCTCGGTGCGCTGGTCGGTGACGGCGGTGCCGTCGTTCCGGACGCGAAGGTGCGCATCCCGCTGTCGATGGTCAACCGGCACGGCCTGGTGGCCGGGGCGACCGGCACTGGCAAGACCAAGACCCTGCAGATGATGGCCGAGCAGCTGTCCGCCAACGGCGTGCCGGTGTTCCTGGCCGACGTGAAGGGTGACCTGTCCGGCATCGTGGCCCCCGGCGCCGAGTCCGAGAAGAGCAAGGCGCGTGCCGGTGAGGTCGGTCAGCAGTGGGTCGCGACCGGCTGTCCGGCCGAGTTCCTGGCGCTCGGCGGTCACGGCAAAGGCGTACCGGTGCGCGCGACCGTCACCTCGTTCGGTCCGACGCTGCTGGCCAAGGTGCTCGGCCTCAACGACGTGCAGGAGTCCTCGCTGGGCCTGGTCTTCCACTTCGCGGACCAGAACGGCCTGCCGCTGCTGGACCTCAAGGACCTTCGCGCGGTCATCCAGTTCCTCACCTCGGCCGAAGGCGCCGAGCAGCTGGCCGCGCTCGGCGGCCTGAGCAAGGCGACCGCCGGCGTGATCCTGCGCGAGCTGATCAGCTTCGCCGACTCCGGCGCCGAGGAGTTCTTCGGCGAGCCGGAGTTCGACACGCACGACTTCCTGCGTACGGCGCCGGACGGTCGCGGCGTGGTGAGCGTGCTGGAGCTGGCCGCGATCCAGGACAAACCGGCGCTGTTCTCCACCTTCCTGATGTGGTTCCTGGCCGACCTGTTCGCCGACCTGCCGGAGGTCGGCGACGCCGACAAGCCGAAGCTGGTCTTCTTCTTCGACGAGGCGCACCTGCTGTTCAAGGACGCGTCGAAGGACTTCCTGACCTCGATCACCCAGACCGTACGGCTGATCCGGTCGAAGGGCGTCGGCATCTTCTTCGTCACGCAGACGCCGAAAGACGTGCCGTCCGACGTGCTGGCGCAGCTCGGCAACCGCGTGCAGCACGCTCTGCGCGCGTACACGCCGGAGGACGCGAAGGCGTTGAAGGCCACCGTGTCGACCTTCCCGAAGTCGTCGTACGACCTCGAGGAGGTGCTGACCGGCCTCGGCATCGGTGAGGCGGTCGTGACCGTGCTGTCCGAGCGCGGCGCGCCGACGCCGGTCGCTTGGACGCGGTTGCCGGCGCCGCGGTCGTTCATGGGTCCGGCCGAGGCGTCCGTGCTGGACGCGACGGTTTCCGGGTCGCCGCTGCAGGCCAAGTACGGCCAGGCGATCGACCGGGAGTCGGCGTACGAGAAGCTGATGGCCAAGAACGCGCAGGGTGCGGCCACCCAGCAGGCCGAGCAGGGTCCGTCGCCGGCTCCCACTCCGGCGCCGACGCCACCACAAGGGAAGGGCGCCGACGCGATGGGGATGGTGACCGACATCCTCGGGTCGCCGGCGGTGAAGAGCATGATGCGTGCCGCGGCGTCGACGGCCGGCCGAGAGATCATGCGGTCGCTCTTCGGCGTCAGCCGGCGCCGCTGA
- a CDS encoding CCA tRNA nucleotidyltransferase, giving the protein MSLPDSTAHDRRLTRAQELAVAELLRVSPVADEIGERFAAAGHQLHLVGGSVRDALLGRLGHDLDFCTDAHPEQVLKLIDGWAEAVWTTGIDFGTVGLAKRGLQLEITTFRSEAYDRRSRNPKVTYGTTLDGDLARRDFAVNAMAVSVPRHEFTDPYDGLADLAAKRLRTPGAADDSFMDDPLRMLRAARFVAQLRFTAAPEVVESIERLAPEIDRITAERVREELVKLLMGADPVAGLRLMVDTGLADRVLPELPGMRMEIDEHAQHKDVYEHSLTVLKQAIDLENDGPDLVLRLAALLHDIGKPATRRTEEGGKVSFHHHEVVGAKMVRKRLRALRFSKEITEQVAQLVFLHLRFHGFGRGEWTDSAVRRYVTDAADLLPRLHKLVRSDCTTRNRRKAERLARDYDSLEERIAVLKAQEDLDRVRPDLDGNAIMELLGVPPGPVVGKAWKHLKDLRLERGPLSREDAEAELRRWAADQGL; this is encoded by the coding sequence GTGTCTCTCCCCGACTCCACCGCTCACGATCGCCGCCTCACTCGCGCACAGGAACTCGCGGTCGCCGAGCTGCTCCGCGTGTCGCCGGTCGCCGACGAGATAGGCGAACGGTTCGCCGCCGCCGGCCACCAGTTGCACCTGGTGGGTGGCTCGGTGCGCGACGCGTTGCTCGGCCGGCTGGGACATGACCTCGACTTCTGCACCGACGCGCATCCCGAGCAGGTGCTGAAGCTGATCGACGGCTGGGCCGAGGCGGTCTGGACAACCGGCATCGACTTCGGCACGGTCGGGCTGGCCAAGCGCGGCCTCCAGCTGGAGATCACCACCTTCCGCAGCGAGGCGTACGACCGCCGCTCGCGCAACCCGAAGGTGACCTACGGGACGACGCTCGACGGCGACTTGGCGCGCCGTGACTTCGCGGTGAACGCGATGGCGGTGAGCGTGCCGCGGCACGAGTTCACCGACCCGTACGACGGCCTCGCCGACCTCGCGGCCAAGCGGTTGCGTACGCCCGGCGCCGCGGACGACTCGTTCATGGACGACCCGCTCCGGATGCTGCGCGCGGCACGTTTCGTGGCGCAGCTGCGGTTCACCGCCGCGCCGGAGGTGGTCGAGTCGATCGAGCGGCTGGCGCCGGAGATCGACCGGATCACCGCCGAGCGGGTCCGCGAGGAGCTGGTCAAGCTGCTGATGGGTGCCGACCCGGTGGCCGGCCTGCGGCTGATGGTCGACACCGGCCTGGCCGACCGGGTGCTGCCGGAGCTGCCCGGCATGCGGATGGAGATCGACGAGCACGCGCAGCACAAGGACGTCTACGAGCACAGCCTGACCGTGTTGAAGCAGGCCATCGACCTGGAGAACGACGGCCCCGACCTGGTGCTGCGGCTCGCGGCGCTGCTGCACGACATCGGCAAGCCGGCCACCCGGCGCACCGAGGAAGGCGGCAAGGTCTCCTTCCACCACCACGAGGTGGTCGGCGCCAAGATGGTCCGCAAGCGGCTGCGCGCGCTGCGGTTTTCCAAGGAGATCACCGAACAGGTCGCGCAGCTGGTGTTCCTGCACCTTCGTTTCCACGGCTTCGGCCGCGGCGAGTGGACGGACTCGGCCGTACGCCGCTATGTCACCGACGCCGCAGACCTGCTGCCTCGGCTGCACAAGCTGGTCCGCTCCGACTGCACCACGCGCAACCGTCGCAAGGCCGAGCGGCTGGCGCGTGACTATGACTCGCTCGAGGAGCGCATCGCCGTGCTGAAGGCGCAGGAAGACCTCGACCGCGTACGGCCGGACCTCGACGGCAACGCGATCATGGAGCTGCTCGGCGTCCCGCCGGGGCCGGTCGTCGGCAAGGCCTGGAAGCACCTGAAGGACCTGCGGCTGGAGCGCGGACCGCTGTCCCGCGAGGACGCCGAGGCCGAGCTGCGCCGCTGGGCCGCCGACCAGGGCCTGTAG